One stretch of Flavobacteriales bacterium DNA includes these proteins:
- a CDS encoding patatin-like phospholipase family protein — protein MKKDVALVLSGGGARGIAHIGVIEALEEQGFNITSISGTSMGSLVGAVYAIGKLQEFKQWLLHIDKLEIFKLVDFTFGSQGFIKGDRIFSELKKFIPDVNIEELTIDYTAVATDIMNKREVVFTQGSIFDAVRASVSIPSVFTPVKTPSTMLIDGGTINNLPLDRVKRKEDDLLIAVDVVANVPFYETEKDEEKYQQKIKKFRNYFDEIKARKISAQLSYFEIIDKSINLMIEEVVKLKLKTTPPDLLIQVSQDVCTLFDFYKAEKIIAYGREVAEDAIAVFMEEREQ, from the coding sequence ATGAAAAAAGATGTAGCATTAGTATTATCAGGGGGAGGAGCAAGAGGAATAGCACATATAGGGGTGATAGAAGCGTTGGAGGAACAAGGATTCAATATTACTTCAATATCAGGAACATCAATGGGGTCGTTGGTTGGAGCTGTGTACGCAATTGGTAAGCTTCAAGAGTTTAAGCAATGGTTGCTACATATTGATAAGTTAGAAATATTTAAGCTTGTTGATTTTACGTTTGGCTCGCAAGGATTCATCAAAGGAGATCGAATTTTTTCGGAATTAAAAAAGTTTATTCCAGATGTCAATATCGAAGAATTAACAATTGATTATACGGCTGTTGCCACAGATATTATGAATAAAAGAGAAGTCGTGTTTACTCAAGGTTCTATCTTTGATGCAGTTAGAGCTTCAGTATCGATACCGTCTGTTTTTACGCCTGTTAAAACACCTTCAACAATGTTGATTGATGGAGGTACAATCAATAACTTACCCTTAGATCGAGTAAAAAGAAAAGAAGATGATCTATTAATAGCAGTAGACGTTGTAGCTAATGTTCCTTTTTATGAAACGGAAAAAGATGAGGAGAAATACCAACAAAAAATTAAAAAGTTTAGAAATTATTTTGATGAAATAAAGGCACGAAAGATTTCAGCTCAATTAAGCTATTTTGAAATTATTGATAAATCCATAAACCTCATGATAGAGGAGGTTGTAAAGTTAAAGTTGAAAACAACACCTCCAGATTTATTAATCCAAGTTTCGCAAGATGTCTGTACATTGTTTGACTTTTATAAAGCAGAGAAAATTATTGCTTACGGAAGAGAAGTAGCTGAAGATGCAATAGCTGTTTTTATGGAAGAAAGAGAACAATAG
- a CDS encoding tryptophan 7-halogenase, whose protein sequence is MNEETKQFDLIIIGGGISATLLCLSIFKRTKDFNILIIEKSDRFSQKVGESVVDLTAVFLKSLEIDHLLTEQVHKTGVRFLFNETNSGDLGDVAEFASPTLPGAIKGYHLNRSVVDQKLLEEVQQKGVTVYRPAEIVATSFKEFENKLSVQVEDQIKHVQSKWVVDATGRGRFVAKKLNWNNKPIGLNTGAIMAHFQNIAPSAEWDTCKNHYWDGKAVGLRDFSTTHLMRKHSWWWVIRLNETTTSIGVVFDKNKVKFEDYKTFFQEQITTDAQLVRMTQHAKQGEIRYIKNLAYVSERIYSKGIALIGESGAFLDPFISPGLEMIGQQTIWLSKLLVKEKETGKFEQRKWERYSQLFYQSYASRLKIYKTAYHFMHSYDLFKVWLMQGNFAYFGKIVFPSVVFNHRIKYPLRFNMIENVAVHYFGKRLKAINQKRIKSNRVAVYQKNELTYSSVRVPKGILFPFIPFHLLFKALWAYWLLEVKELKFRKK, encoded by the coding sequence ATGAATGAGGAAACAAAACAATTTGATTTAATCATAATAGGAGGTGGGATTTCTGCAACATTATTGTGCTTGTCGATTTTTAAAAGAACAAAAGACTTTAACATCTTAATCATAGAAAAAAGTGATCGGTTTTCTCAAAAAGTAGGAGAGTCGGTTGTTGATCTAACAGCTGTTTTTCTGAAGTCTTTAGAAATAGATCATCTATTAACAGAACAAGTCCATAAAACTGGAGTTCGTTTTTTGTTTAATGAAACCAATAGTGGTGATTTAGGAGATGTTGCTGAGTTTGCTAGCCCCACGTTGCCAGGAGCAATTAAAGGATATCACCTTAATAGAAGTGTTGTGGATCAAAAACTATTAGAAGAGGTCCAACAAAAAGGGGTAACGGTTTATCGACCAGCAGAAATTGTAGCCACTTCTTTTAAAGAATTTGAGAATAAATTAAGTGTCCAGGTGGAAGACCAAATCAAACATGTTCAATCAAAATGGGTGGTGGATGCAACAGGTAGAGGGCGGTTTGTAGCCAAAAAATTAAATTGGAATAATAAACCAATAGGGTTAAATACAGGAGCTATTATGGCGCATTTTCAAAATATTGCTCCAAGTGCAGAATGGGATACCTGTAAAAATCATTACTGGGATGGAAAAGCCGTAGGGTTGAGAGATTTCAGTACTACTCATTTAATGAGGAAACACAGTTGGTGGTGGGTAATCAGATTAAATGAAACAACGACAAGTATTGGCGTTGTTTTCGATAAAAATAAGGTGAAGTTTGAAGATTATAAAACCTTTTTTCAAGAGCAGATTACCACAGACGCACAACTGGTTCGAATGACTCAACATGCAAAACAAGGAGAAATTCGGTATATCAAAAACTTAGCTTATGTCAGTGAGAGAATCTATTCCAAGGGTATTGCTTTAATTGGTGAAAGTGGAGCTTTTTTAGATCCTTTTATTAGTCCAGGGTTAGAAATGATTGGGCAACAAACGATTTGGCTTTCAAAACTATTAGTGAAAGAAAAAGAAACAGGAAAGTTTGAGCAACGCAAATGGGAGCGCTATAGCCAATTGTTTTATCAATCTTATGCATCAAGATTAAAGATCTATAAGACAGCTTACCATTTTATGCACTCTTATGATTTGTTTAAAGTATGGTTGATGCAAGGTAACTTTGCCTACTTTGGTAAAATTGTGTTCCCCTCAGTTGTGTTTAACCACAGAATCAAATATCCACTTCGATTTAATATGATCGAAAATGTAGCCGTTCATTATTTCGGAAAACGTCTAAAAGCCATTAACCAAAAAAGGATAAAAAGTAATCGGGTTGCTGTTTATCAAAAAAACGAATTAACCTATTCGAGTGTACGTGTACCTAAAGGTATTCTATTCCCTTTTATCCCCTTTCATTTGCTTTTTAAAGCCTTGTGGGCGTATTGGTTATTGGAGGTAAAAGAATTAAAGTTTAGAAAGAAATAA
- a CDS encoding NADP-dependent oxidoreductase, with amino-acid sequence MKALFLKSYGLKLKKHLEINERLLPKVGSQEMLIDVYAAGLNPVDYKIVYGMATIFSRPKRPFALGFDLSGVVVEIGKDVKGFKIGDEIYAKVPWHQIGTVSEQLVVEEGAVALKPKNQSFIEAAGMPLVACTVFDAFQVAGIKKGTRLLITGGSGGIGTFAIQYAKYLGAYVYATTSGKNVKLVQSLGADEVIDYTQEKFYKKIKDLDVVFDAIGGKYPRQSIQTVKRGGKIITVAGHHDNATLKKVKVPRIFRWAFLIKGSLLMFRMKQNEISYKHVWSYPNKEKLEFITTLIEAGEIKAVVDKIFNFEDAIGALTYLETKRARGKVIVKIKR; translated from the coding sequence ATGAAAGCATTGTTTCTAAAGAGCTATGGGCTTAAGTTGAAAAAACACCTTGAGATAAATGAACGTTTGCTTCCCAAGGTTGGAAGTCAGGAAATGTTGATTGATGTTTATGCAGCGGGGCTGAATCCAGTTGATTATAAAATCGTTTATGGAATGGCGACTATTTTTAGTCGCCCTAAAAGACCTTTTGCTTTAGGATTTGATTTGTCTGGAGTGGTTGTCGAAATAGGAAAAGATGTAAAAGGTTTTAAGATAGGAGATGAAATATACGCCAAGGTTCCTTGGCATCAAATAGGTACCGTTTCTGAACAGTTAGTCGTTGAAGAGGGGGCAGTGGCATTAAAGCCTAAAAATCAAAGTTTTATTGAAGCGGCAGGGATGCCATTGGTTGCTTGTACTGTTTTCGATGCTTTTCAGGTAGCAGGAATCAAAAAAGGAACAAGGCTTTTGATTACCGGAGGGTCTGGAGGAATAGGTACATTTGCCATACAATATGCTAAATATCTTGGTGCTTATGTGTATGCTACAACAAGTGGGAAAAATGTGAAGTTAGTTCAAAGTCTAGGAGCGGATGAGGTGATTGATTATACCCAAGAGAAGTTTTATAAAAAGATAAAAGACTTGGATGTCGTATTTGATGCCATAGGAGGGAAGTATCCTAGACAAAGTATCCAGACTGTAAAAAGAGGTGGTAAAATTATTACTGTAGCTGGACACCACGATAATGCCACACTAAAAAAAGTGAAAGTACCTAGAATTTTTCGATGGGCATTTTTAATTAAAGGAAGTCTATTAATGTTTAGAATGAAACAAAATGAGATTTCATATAAACACGTCTGGAGTTATCCCAATAAAGAAAAGTTAGAGTTTATTACAACGCTAATAGAAGCAGGAGAAATAAAGGCTGTTGTCGATAAAATTTTTAATTTTGAAGATGCTATAGGAGCATTAACATATTTAGAAACCAAAAGGGCTAGAGGTAAAGTAATCGTCAAGATCAAAAGATGA